One Ranitomeya imitator isolate aRanImi1 chromosome 1, aRanImi1.pri, whole genome shotgun sequence DNA window includes the following coding sequences:
- the DACT1 gene encoding dapper homolog 1, whose product MKPLVATSDLAKESSPRRREKCEAEAERQRTRERLEATLAGLGELAYLRHRQDTLVKAALSPADAPATKGDGPRSLEERFLEENILLLKKQLNCLRKRDAGLLTQLHELDKQINDLKIDVEKTSEEHLETDSRPSSGFYELSDGTSGSLSNSSNSVFSECLSSCQSSTCFCSPLEASLNIPDGQPRSTDDFFEWLDYREGQCESTGTVRRSFSAPHSNATEVVADVHPKYQCDLVSKNGNDIYRYPSPLHAVAVQSPMFLSVMGTIKVEEEEGEMGANMNDCLVPELICLRHEESFQQQSNFCPAPPLPSSKKLDGYILGIIQKKAHPIRTNKPRTSVNVDPGKSILRHGSICVKQTGISHNGTTNVKNPKQPCLHSSGITSVDNSTYPPLKPCAKESQSEQLESKKMPLVQSYQPSNINELQSQNNLRNSVKSVCLTLGRGSLVGASNISKEMHVNPNPSGNPFPVISNPLCNGSLKEPLTIVPLPQEIKIVPPPKRISPKNTNSYHGSSHDERPPLDFKSEGSSSQSLDEGLLVNAHYIPAQQQGVKLHKSTKNVKLVKSSTLKQKSNVQNVLDHGSQTLKEKGKIVTKKCRFPDDLEVNKKVRKVSPRGKKIVHSQVETGIVVKGPGGSKSGSRPHGHAKDVVLAKPRHKRGDYRRWKSSAEISYEEALRRARRRNQREMLGVYGQVPLPYASPYTCIASDSEYSAECESLFHSTVVDTSEDEQSNYTTNCFGDSESSLSEVEFVGESTTSSDTDESGGLIWSQFVHTLPMQAATAADLQTTAKAFVKIKASHNLKKKILRFRSGSLKLMTTV is encoded by the exons ATGAAGCCTCTTGTAGCCACCTCTGATCTGGCCAAGGAGAGCTCCCCCAGGCGCAGGGAGAAGTGCGAGGCTGAGGCTGAGCGCCAGAGGACCCGGGAGCGCCTGGAAGCCACCCTGGCCGGACTGGGCGAGCTGGCATACCTGCGGCACCGGCAGGACACCCTGGTGAAGGCTGCGCTGAGCCCTGCAGATGCCCCTGCGACCAAAGGAGACGGTCCCAGGAGCCTGGAGGAAAGGTTCCTGGAGGAGAATATCCTGCTGCTGAAGAAGCAATTG AATTGCTTGAGGAAGAGAGACGCTGGCTTATTAACTCAACTGCATGAGCTTGACAAACAGATAAATGACTTAAAAATCGATGTGGAAAAGACGTCTGAAGAGCATTTGGAAACGGATAGCCGCCCCAGTTCAG gATTTTATGAGTTGAGTGATGGGACATCGGGATCTCTCTCCAATTCCTCAAACTCTGTCTTCAGTGAGTGTTTATCCAGCTGTCAGTCAAGCACCTGCTTTTGCAGCCCCCTCGAAGCATCATTAAACATCCCAGATGGTCAACCAAGATCAACAG ATGACTTCTTTGAATGGTTGGACTACAGAGAAGGCCAATGTGAAAGCACTGGCACAGTGCGTCGGTCTTTTTCGGCACCTCATTCTAATGCCACTGAAGTTGTTGCTGATGTACATCCTAAGTATCAGTGTGATCTCGTCTCCAAAAATGGCAATGATATATACAGATATCCAAGCCCTCTTCATGCTGTGGCAGTTCAGAGTCCTATGTTTTTATCAGTCATGGGTACCATAAAagtggaggaggaagagggtgaaatGGGAGCAAACATGAATGACTGTTTAGTGCCGGAACTGATTTGCCTAAGACATGAAGAATCGTTTCAACAGCAGAGCAATTTCTgtcctgctcctcctcttccttccaGTAAAAAACTGGATGGTTACATTTTGGGTATAATTCAGAAAAAAGCACACCCCATACGGACTAACAAACCCAGAACAAGTGTAAATGTAGACCCGGGCAAAAGTATTTTAAGACATGGGAGTATATGTGTCAAACAGACTGGCATCTCTCATAACGGCACCACTAACGTGAAGAATCCCAAACAGCCATGTTTACATTCCTCTGGAATAACCTCTGTGGATAATAGCACTTACCCGCCTCTTAAACCGTGCGCTAAAGAATCTCAAAGTGAACAGCTGGAAAGTAAAAAGATGCCTTTGGTGCAAAGTTACCAGCCAAGTAATATTAATGAACTACAAAGCCAAAACAATTTGCGAAATTCTGTAAAGTCCGTCTGTTTAACTCTTGGAAGGGGCTCTTTGGTTGGAGCATCAAATATTTCAAAGGAAATGCATGTAAATCCCAATCCTTCTGGCAATCCTTTCCCTGTTATTTCCAATCCACTTTGTAATGGATCCCTCAAGGAACCACTCACTATTGTCCCTCTTCCCCAGGAGATTAAAATTGTGCCACCACCCAAAAGGATTTCTCCCAAAAACACAAACTCTTACCATGGTTCATCTCATGACGAGAGACCTCCGTTGGACTTCAAGAGTGAAGGATCCTCCTCTCAAAGCTTGGATGAAGGGTTGTTGGTCAATGCACACTATATTCCTGCACAACAACAGGGTGTTAAACTACATAAAAGTACCAAAAATGTAAAGCTCGTTAAAAGCTCCACATTAAAACAGAAGTCAAATGTACAGAATGTCTTGGATCATGGCTCTCAGACCTTGAAGGAAAAGGGGAAGATTGTAACAAAGAAATGTAGGTTTCCGGATGACTTGGAAGTGAATAAAAAAGTTAGGAAAGTTTCTCCGAGAGGTAAAAAGATTGTCCATTCGCAAGTAGAGACTGGTATTGTAGTTAAAGGTCCAGGGGGAAGTAAGTCTGGTAGTAGGCCTCATGGACATGCAAAAGATGTGGTTTTGGCTAAGCCTAGACATAAAAGAGGGGACTATCGAAGGTGGAAGTCATCAGCTGAGATATCATATGAAGAAGCTTTACGGAGAGCAAGACGGCGAAACCAGAGAGAGATGCTTGGAGTTTATGGTCAAGTACCTCTTCCATATGCCAGCCCCTATACTTGCATAGCAAGTGACTCTGAGTATTCGGCAGAATGTGAGTCTCTGTTTCATTCCACTGTTGTAGATACTAGTGAAGATGAACAAAGTAACTACACCACAAACTGTTTTGGGGACAGTGAGTCCAGTTTAAGTGAGGTGGAATTTGTTGGTGAGAGTACAACGTCAAGTGATACGGATGAGAGCGGAGGACTTATTTGGTCTCAGTTTGTCCATACTCTTCCCATGCAGGCAGCCACGGCTGCTGACCTACAAACCACAGCCAAGGCCTTTGTCAAAATAAAAGCTTCACACAATCTTAAGAAGAAAATTCTTCGCTTTCGATCCGGGTCGCTAAAATTGATGACAACTGTTTGA